A segment of the Staphylococcus ratti genome:
CGTGTAAATCTTAATACCACTATTTAAAAGGTCAGAAAGACTTTCATTTTTGAACTCAGGATTAGCCATTAACTCTTGCTTAACAAAGTTAACGTACGAATCATATTGCTTCGTACTATCATCAGGCTTCACTTCTCGCTCTTTCGCTGTACGTTGTACTAAGTTTTCAGTAATAGGTGTATTTTGAGCTTCTTCTTTTTGCTTCTCAGTAATGCGGTTATGATAAGCCATTAAATATAACACCGTATCTTTACGTTGCTCGGCTTGTTCAGGATGATCGTAAATATTATACGTATTCGGTACCTGAGGTAAACCAGCAAGGTACGCAGATTCTGCTAAGTTTAAATCTTTAACATCTTTATTAAAATAATACTTAGCGGCTGCTTTAATACCGTACACCCCGTCAGAGTAATAAATTTTGTTTAAGTACATCTGGAAGATTTCATTTTTAGAATACTCTTGCTCTAAACGGTAAGAGAGGTAGGCCTCTTGCGCTTTACGTTCGATTGATTTTTGGTCAGTAAGGAAAGTACGTTTTACCACTTGTTGTGTTAACGTAGAAGCCCCTTGGGAACCAAATCCACCAGAGAAGTTTTTCAATACTGCGCCAAAAAGACGTTTGTAGTCAAGTGCACCATGATCGTAAAATCGATTATCCTCAGTTGCTAAAACAGCATCTTTCATTTGCTTAGGGACATCTTTTAAATCCACGTGCTCACGTCTTGCACCATTATCAAGCTTTTTCACTAATTGGCCATCTTTATCGTATATTTTGGCTGGCGCTGGATCTTGCAGTTTAGCTTCATTGAATGCCGGCGCTTTCCAAGCATAATAAGCAAAAAGCAAAACAGAGAGCAAGCCTAATATTACAAAGGCTAAAGCTATAAAACTTAATACTTTAATGACTGTACGCTTGATATTTCTATTCTTTTTTTGACCGGACTTCTTAGATGAACTGTTAGAAGTCCTTTTCTTTTCCGTCATACGCGGTCCTCACTTTCATCTAATATCAACTTATCAACTGCATTGAGGTAATTTAATCTTGGTTGATATTGATAAGGAATATAGTAACTATTTTCTTGAATTTCTTCAACCGAAATTGATTTTTTTCCACCTTGTTGACATCTTTCCCAAAAAGGGAGAAAGTGTTTGAATGGTAAAAGGAATACCTCATCTTGCATTTTAAAACGAATCAATAAAAAAACAATACCACCTAGTGACAACACCTGTTTCATATGCTTAACTTGATGTTCATGAATATTTTGTAATGGAAAAGAAGTTTTATTTTTTGTTTCTTTCGCTTCAAAATCAATATAAAAACCTTTATAAATACCATTGTAATCGGTTGTAGAGGGCGTTCTAAAATAAGCCTCTTTAATCACCGCCTGACTGCGTTTCGGGTAATCAACATGAACGACTTGTACAGGCGTTGGTTTCTTATGAATAACCGCCTGTTTATTTTTTATATAAAATTGATTAGAACGTTCGATGTCATTTTCTAATGACATTCCGCGCCCACCATATTCAATTTTACTACGTCTCTCTCTGTTCATGATTCCGCCTCTAGTCTGATTTGGGTTAAAAGGCTTACCATTAGGATAATTCATAATGCCACCTAAATTCTAAAAAATATAATGTTAGGAACATATACATATCTTCATCTTAAAATGTAGCTACCACAAAGATAACAAACCATTACATGCACGCATACAAGAGATAAGATACTTGGTAATTAAATTTCTGTTCCGCATTCATTTTTACAGTATTATGAGATATCATTGATTTAGTTACAATACTGTAGCCATGTGTTCCACAATAGCAATGTCAACAACAAGTTTGATGAACTCAAATTAAATGTATTCATAAACTGATATTATTGTATCATAAAAGCTATTGTTGCGTTACCCTTATTCACATCGAATTAATCAAGCGCAACATATCATTCAGAAAACATAAAGTTGTGTGAGGAGACCTTTAGAAATGATAGAACAACTTATTTTAATCAACGAGCAAATTCAAAATCGTTTTATTTTAGCTAAACGCGGCCAATCCTTCCAATTTGATACTGAAATTAAACCTTTTATAAATGATGTAGATGTTATTATTTCGAAATTTAAAACCTACCAAGCAAAAATCATTCAATTACCATATTTCAATGAACAAAAATTTCATCAGCTTATCAAACTCATTGAAGAAACCTCCATAGAATGTCATTATGCAACTACAAGCACTAAAATTTTTAATGAGAAAGAAAAAGTCATTACACATGATTTGAATTATATTAAACAAATGAGTGAATCGAAACATGTATAAGACGATGTATATTACTGGCTACAAACCTTATGAATTAAATATTTTTAACGAGACCGCTAAAGAAGTCACTTATCTAAAGAAATTTATTGCGCATAAATTAACAGGCTATATTGAAGACGGACTTGAATGGGTGTTAATTCAAGGTCATTTGGGTATTGAATTATGGGCAGCAGAATGTGTCATTGATTTAAAGTCGGTATACCCCGATTTGAAATTAGGTGTCATCACCCCCTTTGAAAATCACACAGAAAAGTGGAATGACACCAATCTGTTGCGTTATCAACATGTCATAGGTCAAGCTGATTATGTGAACGCTATTTATCAACGTCCCTATGAAGGGCCTCACCAATTTCAAGCCGGAGACCAATTCATGTTAGACCACACTGACATCACTGTATTAATTTACGATGAAGAACAAGAGGCGAGTCCTAAGTTTTTCAAACGTAAGTTAGTTGATTTTACAGAAAAAACAAACTATACTTGTGATATTGTGACGTTTGACGAAATTACAAGCTTTATCAATGATTTACAATGGTCTGAAGAAATTTGAATCAAATGAGGTGAAGGAATCATGTCAGATGTTTCTTTAAAGCTATCTGCCAAAGATATTTATGAGAAAGATTTTGAAAAAACGATGGTACGTGGCTATCGTCCAGAAGAAGTTGATGCTTTTTTAGACGATATTATCGCTGACTATCAAAAAATGGCTGACCTTAATAGCGAGGTTATCAAATTATCAGAACAGAATCACAAATTAAAAAAAGAAATTGAAGATTTACGCATTCGTGTCGCATCAGGTCGCTCACACGACAATAAAAGTTTTGCTAACCAAAGCGCAACTCAAAATAGTAATGTCGACATTCTTAAGCGTATTTCTAACCTCGAAAAAGCAGTGTTTGGCAAATAAACATTGCTTTTACGCAACAAAGTGATATAATTTTTTAGGTGATATTTTGCGTAATCGCTATATTTTAATATAGAGGAAAGTCCATGCTCACACAATCTGAGATGATTGTAGTGTTCGTGCTTGATGAAACAATAAGTCAAGGCAATAGCAATATTGACGGCAACGACCTAACCTAAGTCTTTGGATAAGGTTACATTAGTTTGAAAGTGCCACAGTGACGTAGCTTCTGTTAGAAATAACGAAGGTGGAACGCGGTAAACCCCTCGAGTGAGCAATCCAAATTTGGTAGGAGCACTTGTCTAACGGAAATGAACGTATAGATGAGGGAAAGTAAAAATTACTTTTCAGACAGATGATTACGACCGACGTACCAGTGTAACTAGTGCACATCATGAGTACAACGGTACAGAACATGGCTTATATGAATATCGCCACTAGTCAGGGGCTGGGACAATACTTGTTCCAGCCCCAAAATTTGCTTTTTTAAACATAAAACCATAGCATCAATGTATACAACCGTAAAAGCATCCACCTGTACGATACAATTTAATTTATTTATACATAATACATAATTAGCTAACGTCTATATGCCGTTCGTTTTTATGTTTCATGGACACCATAAAGTTTGATTAAGTATTAAGCTCTAAAATTACTGAGAAATTTACACCGTTTCATTAAAAAGGAGGTTCAACATGTATCAATTATTAGCTGTTTGTCCGATGGGACTAGAGTCCATTGTGGCAAAAGAAATCCAAGACTTAGGTTACGAAACACAAATTGAGAATGGTCGAATTTATTTTGAAGGCGATGAAAGTGCGATTGCGAAAGCCAATTTATGGCTAAGAACAGCCGATCGTGTAAAATTAATTGTCGGTCAGTTTCAAGCTTTAACGTTTGATGAATTATTCGAAAAAACCAAAGCACTGCCTTGGGAAACAATTATAAGTGAAGATGGAAAGTTTCCTGTTCAAGGACGAAGTCTAAAATCAAAATTATTCAGTGTTCCTGATGTTCAAGCCATTACAAAAAAAGCAATCGTGGAACGTTTAAAAAAAGCATATCATGTCCCTGGCTGGTTAGAAGAATCTGGGGCGAATTATCCTGTAGAAGTAAATATTCTTAAAGATCAAGTTTTACTTACAATTGACACTTCTGGTTCAGGGTTAAATAAACGCGGCTATCGTTTAAAACAAGGGGAAGCGCCAATTAAAGAAACGCTTGCGGCCGCTTTAGTAAAACTTGCCAATTGGACAGGAGATACACCATTAATCGATCCGTTTTGCGGTTCTGGCACCATCGCAATTGAAGCGTGTATGATTGCTCAAAATATCGCACCAGGTTTCAATCGCTCATTTGTTTCAGAATCATGGGAAATGATGCCTAGCAACTTATATGATGAATTGCGTGCAGAAGCCGATCAAGCAGCTGACTACGATAGAGAAGTAGAAATTTATGCCTCTGATATTGATCCACAAATGATCGAAATCGCTAAGGCAAATGCCGATGAAGTCGGTATGGGAGATATTATTCGATTTAGTGTTAAAGATGTTAATACACTCACTGTTAATCAAGAAAGTCCTATAGGTATTATTGGCAATCCGCCTTATGGTGAACGTATAGGAGATCGTGCAGAAGTCGAAGAAATGTATCGCTATTTAGGTACATTGTTACATCAACATTCAAATCTGTCACTTTACATTATGACAAGTAACAAAGAATTCGAATACTTAGTCAATCGCAAAGCAACGAAACGACGCAAACTTTTTAATGGTTATATAGAAACAACCTATTATCAATATTGGGCTCCAAAGAAATAACGCATATGTTCAACTGAGTACATATGTAAAAGGAGGCTGAAAATGCAAGAATCAAATTTTAAAAAAGGCGTTGGATTTGCTTTTGTGGCATATATAATATGGGGGACTTTGCCATTATATTGGTCTCTTATTAAAGGTATTGATGCACTTGAAACATTAATGGTAAGAATTGTTTTATCTTTAGTTTTTATGCTCATACTTCTACCTCTCGTGAAACAATGGGGGTCTTTTAAAAACGATTTACATTCACTCATCGCTTCACCCAAAAAATTACTTATTATTATTGTATCAGGGTATGTGGTCACGCTGAATTGGGGAACCTTCATCTTCGCAATTGAAGCGGGATATGTCCTTCAAACAAGTTTGGGTTATTATATTAATCCTTTGGTTAGTATTTTACTCGCTATGATTTTCTTTAAAGAACGCTTCAATCGCTTAGAATGGGTCGCAATTCTCTTTGCTTTTATAGGCGTTTTATATATGACTCTAAAATTAGGAGAGTTTCCTTTCGTCTCATTAATACTTGCGTTCTCTTTCGGCATTTATGGCTTATTAAAAAAGCTCGTTCCATTGAATGCTATGAGTAGTATTACAATCGAAACTATAGTGACGGCACCTATGGCAATCATTTATTTTATTTATATGATGATGTATCATAGTTTAAGTATCGGGCTCAATATGTCGTCATTCTGGTTACTCTTTTCCGGCGTGATTACTGCCGTCCCACTTTTAGCCTTTTCAGCGGGTGCCGTTCGAATCCCGCTTTCATTGATGGGCTTCATCCAATATATAGGACCTACATTAATTTTTATTCTAGGTGTCTTTGTATTCAAAGAACCTTTTAACATGGACCAGTTTATTACTTTCTGTTTTATATGGTTTGGTATATTCGTATATATCGTTTCACAAGTCATAAAAATAATCAGACGACCGAAACCATTAAAATACCAAGAATAGTTCAATAACAAAATACTGATGTGAGCAGAGCAGAAATCGATAATATTTCATTGTTCTGCTCCATTTATATTTATCAAGATGATTGGGTTTTTAGTTAATGTCACATATAATACAATAGTATAGTACCAACTAAACAAGGGGAATCAATCATGCATAACGAAGCACAATTAGATATTTTATATAAATTAAAAAAGGAAGTTGAAAAATCCAATCGTACTTCCTTTGTACATACCATTAATCAAATTATAAAAAAAGTTTATTTAGAACATTACACTATGACATTTGTAGGCCATTTTTCAGCTGGTAAATCCACGGTGATCAATCGTTTAATAGGACAAGATATTTTACCGAGCTCTCCTGTACCAACAACAAGTAACACTGCACTGGTCACCGTTGCAAACGAATCTGGTATTACAGCGAATATTGAAGGACAAAAATATACACATCTTGATAGCTACGATGAAGTAAAACAAATGAACCGTGAAAACTATCATGTGGAGTCTATAGATATTCGTTTTAAATCTGAGAATTATCATAACGGATTTACATTTCAAGACACGCCTGGGGTAGATTCTAATGTGCAATCGCATAGCACAAGCACTGAAAGTTTTTTATATACAAGCAATATGGTTTTCTACACTGTCGATTATAATCATGTGCAATCAGCCTTAAACTTTCAATTTATGAAACGTTTGAATCGTGCACATATTCCAGTCGTATTTGTCATTAATCAAATTGATAAACACCAAGATTCCGAAATATCATTTGAAACATTTAAAACACGTGTTGAAGATTCAATCAACGAATGGGACATTGATTTAGTACAAACCTTTTATGTCACTAAATTCGAACATAAAGAAAATCAATTTGATGAACTAAAAGCATTTATCCATGCACAAGATGAACAACGAGAACCCATCGAAACGTACGTAAGTCGCATGACACAGTTCATTACGCAAAACCAGTCCGATTATTTAGAGCAAGAAATGCAAGACATTTTAACACGTCTGAACTTAGAGGCACAATCATTTGATGACGCTTATCAAACGCATTTAGAAAATCAGTCTGTAAATGAAGAGACTAAACTTCTAAATAATCCTACAGCATTGCATGAGACACTTTTAGACAACCGAAAAAATATTATTAAAAATGCTTATATTATGACGCACGACACGCGCGAACACATTAGACATTATTTAGAGAGTATGACAAAAGACTTTAAAGTGGGCGGATGGTTTAATAAATCCAAAAAAATCGAAGAAGCACGTGCTTCTCGTTTAGATGCATTAATGCAAGTATTACAAACAAAAGTAACGCAAGAAATCGCTAAACCTATGCAAGAAGATATGACATATTTAACCCGTTTTATACATGATTCAAGTTTGAACACGCGTATAATTAATCAAAACTTTGAAATCCCATCACATTTAGTGACCGAATTGTATCAAGAACAGATTAATATTAGTAACCAATATGTGCTTACTTTTTCTGAAAATTTAATGAAACAGATTCGTCAATTTGTACTTAAATCTTCAGATCAATTAGATCAAGATATTGTAGAATCTGTAGAAGTTCCGAAACAAGAAACAACTGAAACAGACACAAATGATGTTTACAAACAATACATTGCTTTACGAGAGCTCAAACACTCTTTAGATACTGAAAATTATCGTCATTACTATATTCATATTGATGATTCACTCGATAAACTTATTGATAGAACACCTATTAAATACGAACCACAACAAAGCGAAAATGGTATGAATAAAATTAAAAGTCAAGCTAATAACGCCTCTGAGACGTCCGCATCAAAAACCAAAAAAATTGAGGCTGCATTAGAAGCCATTCATGATATACCGATGTTTCAATCCACAAAAGAAAATATTCAACAAACTTTAAACCGGATGTATGATCAACTCATAAAAATCGGTGTGTTTGGTACATTTAGTGCTGGTAAAAGTAGTTTAATCAACGCTTTGCTTGGAGATCATTATTTAGTTAGTTCACCTAATCCAACTACGGCTGCTACGACTGAAATTTCATATGGCGATACCAATTCAATAACTTTTAAAACCAAAGAAACACTGCTTTCAGAAATCAATCATGTTACTGAAATTGTAGGCTACGAATATGAGACTATCCAAGCATTTTTAAATGCTGATAAAAGCGATTTAAAAGCACGCATTGACAAAAATCGTCTCGCATTTATTAATGCTGTGGAAGAAAACTATGCTATGTACGACCGACTAACAGCACAACATTACACGATGGAAATCAAACAAGATGAGATTAGAAAATGGAGCGCAGAAGACAAGTTTGCGACATTTGTAAAAACGGTTCATCTCCAATTACCTTTAGATTGGTTAAAAGATAAAATTATTATCGATTCTTTAGGCTTGCATTCAAATAACCAACGTCATACAAATGAAACTGAAAAAATCTTAACGACATCAGATTTAATTTTATATGTCAGTTATTTTAATCACGCATTTACAGACAATGACAAAGCTTTCATTCAACATATGAAAGATATGAACCAGCTAATGGAAAACCAGGCGTTTAAAATGGTCGTTAACGCTACTGATCTTGCTGAAACTGAAGAAGACCATCAAGCAGTGTTAGATTACGTTAATAGCGCGTTAAACGAGGTAGGGATGTCTCCAGAAATATTTGGTGTCTCTAGTCGCAACGCCTTAAAAGAAGGGGATAGAGGTATTGATACACTTAAATCTAGCATTCAATATTTTGCAGATATAGAATCTAAATCCGTATTAGCTTCTAGCATGCAACATCAGTTAGAGCATATCTACCATGCATTGAAAACCATGATTCATGACTTTGAACAAAACACTTCTCAACTGAATCATCAAAAACAACAACTTAAATCGATTGCATCACCCCAAGTTTTTGAAAATAAAATTTTAAAAACGACCGCACAAAAAACAGAAAATGAAATTCAAGATCAAATTTATCATCTTAATGAACGGCTCAATATTCAATTGTTAGATGATGTGAAGTCCGTTTTTAATGGCCAAATGACGAACACAGATGATTTTAAGAAAGAAAAGCAGATCGCTTCCAAATTATTTTTAGATCAAATTCATCAAAAGCTATATTTGGAACAAACGCTAATGGTAGAACGACTCAAAAAATTCTATTCTGCACAATTGAATCATCAATTAGCTCCAACTTTAAAAGCACTACAAGAACTTCATGTACTCGTACAAGCAAATGAACCCGTTCAACTCGAACAATTAGAAACTGCATTTTTAAAAATTGATTTGGAAACATTTGTTCAAAATTTACCAAAACAATTAACTAAAAAAAGAATGATTCAAGCTAATGCACAAAAAGATATCCAAGAAACCGTTAAACAGCAAACGCTCATACAACTTCAAAAGCCGCTAGAATCACTCAAAGCTGCATTATTGAAGCTAAATGAAACATTGAATCAACAAGGTGCAGACAAACTCGAACACCTTGAACACGAAGCTCAAAAAGAAATCAAAGAAGCACTTTCATATACAGTAGATAACACATTAATTAAACAATTAAAAACTGTGCTTCCAAATTTAAAAACGACATTAGAAATTGAGGATTAATATGACTAAGAAAATATTGCTTATTGACGGCATGGCACTTTTGTTCAGGCATTTTTATGCAACAAGTGTCCACAAACAATTTATGCGCAATTCAAATGGTATCCCTACAAACGGAACACAAGGCTTTGTACGCCATATATTTACCGCTATCAAAAACGCACAACCAACACACGTAGCAGTGTGTTGGGATATGGGGAAAGCTACATTTCGCAATGACATTTTTGATGGCTATAAGCAAAATCGACCTGAGCCACCTGAAGAACTCATCCCGCAATTTAATCACGTCAAACAAGTAGCCGAAGCCCTTGGATTTCATAACTTAGGTATTTTAAATTTCGAAGCAGATGACGTGATGGGGACGATAGCTAAACAATACGAAGCTAATTCTGATACACAAGTCATTATCGTTACAGGAGATAGAGATTTACTTCAATGCGCTACTCATAACGTTGAAATATGGTTGATTAAAAAAGGATTTACAGAATATCAAAAATATGATCAAAACGCTTTTACAGAGCACTATCAACTTCATCCTAAACAACTTATTGATATTAAAGCTTTTATGGGAGACACCGCAGATGGTTATCCAGGGGTCAAAGGAATCGGAGAAAAAACAGCACTTAAATTAATACAACAATACCATTCCGTCGAAGGCGTACTTGAAAATATACACGCCTTAACACCAGGTCAACAAAAGAAAATTAATACACATATCGAAGATTTAAAACTTTCAAAACGTTTAGCTCAAATCGAGGAACATGTTCCTTTAAATGTACCTGAACTTGAACAACAGATTACTTACGAACACAACATAGATAAAACTTTAGAAGTTTGCCATTTGCATGAGCTATATGTCTCATACAAATACCTTCGCACCCTCTACCTATAATTAAGAAAAAACGCTTAACATGTATAGCTTCTCATGTTAAGCGTTTTTTAGATTTTGGCTTCGTATAACGATACAATTGCGTCTGTGCAAGCATATTCGCTTCTTTATTTTGTTCTCTTGGAATCCATTTCACGAAACAAAGTTGAAAATGTGCGGTAGCATGAAGATAATCTTCTAAATAATGTTTATACTTACGATTTTTTACAAACTCGCAGTTTACAGCATCCTCTATCAGCTTTGAATCGGTATGAATTAAAGCATTTTCAATATTAAGCTGTTTTGCTTCTTTCAACGCAACTAATAATGCTTCCCATTCTGCTTCATGGTTTTCCATTTCACCTAAAACATTAGAAAAAGTATATCTTTTATTTTCTTCAACAATTACAACACCGTAAGTGCTTAAACCAGGATTACCTTGTGATGCTGCATCAAAATATATTTTCGCCATTCCACACACCTCTTCCTTATTTTAACACGTTTACATTCTAAAAAAGGAATTAGGGCAATGATGCTCCTAACTCCTTTTACTTTTAAAACGAAGCTATATAATTAGTCTTGAACAGAATCTCGAATTTTACCTTTACGGTATAAACTTTTAGCCCAATAACCAAACGGTACATTAAAAATCGTCGTCATTAATTTTAGGACATATGTTGTAACAAAAATTTCAAATACGACGTCATTTGGAAGAGGACCACCCAAAAATGCGAAAACAACAAAAATTCCGGTATCAATGATTGAGCTTAACATTGTACTTCCATATGCGCGTATAAAAAATGTTCTATCTGAACTAAACATGCGCTTGATGCAATTAAAGATCATAACATCCACATATTGTCCGATGAGATAAGCAACGACAGATGCAAATGCGATTCTAGGTACTAAATCGAAAATCGCACTTAAGGCTTCTTGAGAAACATCAGCACGACTCGGATAAAAAGCCAGTGAAATTTGCATCAAAATAATCATGATTAAAGCAGAAGAGAAGCCCATCCAAACTGCTCTTTTAGCAACTTTACGCCCGTAAATATCGTTTAAAATGTCTGTCGCTAAATAAATAGATGCAAACATCACATTACCTAATGTTGCAGAAATAGTAAATATGTCTACCGTTTTGAGGACCTGAATATTAGCAATAATTGTACCCATTGCAACCCAAATCATTAAACCTTGTTGTCCAAATAAACGAAACATCACAATCATAAGTAAAAATGTAGCTAAAAAGGCTATTAGACCTAACCATTCATTAAACATTTTATTTACCTCCTAAATTTTGATAATGCGGGTGTTTAGAAACCGCTTCTCTATTTTTTATTAAAAGGGTAGGATAATGCGTCAAAAATCATTAATACGATCTCGTAGTGTGATTTCAAGAAAACTTTATAATACTTTCTATTTCACACAAATTTTAAACGCTTTTGTTCCTAACACATCGTTCACTTTTATCAACTCATATATAATAAGAGAAATAAGGCAAAAATTCAATAGGTCGTCTTATTATAATCGTGTCGTCGTCAGAATAAAAATCTTTCTCAATCTCAGAATTTATTACTTCATAGAAATATGAATACATGTTAGGATTATGATTATTGTATTGTGCTATATTCTTAAAGGAGCGATACGTGTGTTCACAGAATCTAAAAAACGCGCGATTTCCAAAATTGACAATTTGATGAACCAATATTGCGAGCATTGTTTAATTAAGACGCATATTCGAAAGTCGCAAAATAAAACACAAGCGCATCATTTTTGTATTAATGAATGCTCTATTGGAAAACAAATACAACAATTGGGAAATGAACTACAATAGGAGGCCTATGATGGAAATTGTAAAAGTTGAACCTACACCTAGTCCTAATACTATGAAGATTATTTTATCTCACAAAAGAGAGGATAATCGCTCAAATACGTATACAGAAGCCAAAGCAGGGCAGCCTAAATTTATTAATAAAATATTAAAAATTCACGACGTTAAATCTATATTTTACGTACTCGATTTTATCGCTATCGACAAAATGCCTAAAGCAAATTGGGAAGAAGTGTTGCCCAAAGTTACTGCAGCACTTTCAACACATGGAGAAGCTATCGAAGAAACAAGTACATCCCAACCTGACATCCATTTTGGTGAAATTAAAGTCGAAATACTCAAATTCAAACAAATTCCTTATCAAATCAAAGTGACTTCCGGAAACCAAGAATTACGTCAACAGTTGTCCGATATTTTTATCGATGCCATTTCAGCCGCTCAAAAACCAGATGATAACGTCATTTTTATGCGTAAATGGGAAACTTTAGGCATTAGATATGGCGAGATGGATGAAGTGATGGCACATGTCGAAACAGAAATCAACGCTTTATATCCTAAAACAGTACTAACCGACCTTATCCATAAAGCACAAACGTCAGAAACACACATACCACAAAAAGTATATCAACATGTTACACTAGAAACTTATCAGCAAACTGATGATTGGACCGAACGGTTAAGTATGTTAAAATCATTTCCGACTCCAAAACAATCGGACTATCCATTATTAAAAGCGGCGCTTCAAGAAGAGAAAGTCCCTTTAAGAAGAGAAGCCATTGTATTACTTAGTATGATTGAAAGCCGTGCCACTTTGCCTTACTTGTACGAAGGACTTCGCGACAAAAGTCCCGCTGTTAGACGAACAGCAGGAGATAGCTTAAGTGATTTAGGTTTTAAAGAGGCGTTACCTGAAATGGAAAAAGCACTTTCTGACCCGCAGAAAATTGTACGTTGGCGCGCTGCGATGTTTCTGTTTGATGAAGGCGGCCCAGAGCAGCTCGCTACTTTAAAAGCACATCAAAATGATGAAGCTTATGAAGTTAAGCTTCAAATTGAAATGGCGATTGCACGAATTGAAAATGGAGAAGAAGCACTTGGGTCCGTTTGGAAACAAATTGCAAATCGAAATAAATAGGAGATGTTAATAATGAATGCTTATGATGCTTATATGAAAGAACTTGCAGCGCAAATGCGCGGGGAATTAACTGAAAATGGCTTTACAAGTCTTGAATCTGACACAGATGTTGAAAACCATATGAAACATATCGATGCAAATGACACAACTTTTGTTGTCATCAATTCCACTTGTGGGTGTGCTGCAGGATTAGCACGTCCAGCTGCAGTCGCAGTAGCTGAACAAAACGAAAAAAAACCGACACATAAAGTCACTGTTTTTGCAGGACAAGATAAAGAAGCTACAGCAAAAATGCGTGAGTACATTCAACAAGCCCCTTCAAGTCCATCTTATGCTTTATTTAAAGGGGACCAATTAGTTCATTTTATACCTCG
Coding sequences within it:
- a CDS encoding dynamin family protein — translated: MHNEAQLDILYKLKKEVEKSNRTSFVHTINQIIKKVYLEHYTMTFVGHFSAGKSTVINRLIGQDILPSSPVPTTSNTALVTVANESGITANIEGQKYTHLDSYDEVKQMNRENYHVESIDIRFKSENYHNGFTFQDTPGVDSNVQSHSTSTESFLYTSNMVFYTVDYNHVQSALNFQFMKRLNRAHIPVVFVINQIDKHQDSEISFETFKTRVEDSINEWDIDLVQTFYVTKFEHKENQFDELKAFIHAQDEQREPIETYVSRMTQFITQNQSDYLEQEMQDILTRLNLEAQSFDDAYQTHLENQSVNEETKLLNNPTALHETLLDNRKNIIKNAYIMTHDTREHIRHYLESMTKDFKVGGWFNKSKKIEEARASRLDALMQVLQTKVTQEIAKPMQEDMTYLTRFIHDSSLNTRIINQNFEIPSHLVTELYQEQINISNQYVLTFSENLMKQIRQFVLKSSDQLDQDIVESVEVPKQETTETDTNDVYKQYIALRELKHSLDTENYRHYYIHIDDSLDKLIDRTPIKYEPQQSENGMNKIKSQANNASETSASKTKKIEAALEAIHDIPMFQSTKENIQQTLNRMYDQLIKIGVFGTFSAGKSSLINALLGDHYLVSSPNPTTAATTEISYGDTNSITFKTKETLLSEINHVTEIVGYEYETIQAFLNADKSDLKARIDKNRLAFINAVEENYAMYDRLTAQHYTMEIKQDEIRKWSAEDKFATFVKTVHLQLPLDWLKDKIIIDSLGLHSNNQRHTNETEKILTTSDLILYVSYFNHAFTDNDKAFIQHMKDMNQLMENQAFKMVVNATDLAETEEDHQAVLDYVNSALNEVGMSPEIFGVSSRNALKEGDRGIDTLKSSIQYFADIESKSVLASSMQHQLEHIYHALKTMIHDFEQNTSQLNHQKQQLKSIASPQVFENKILKTTAQKTENEIQDQIYHLNERLNIQLLDDVKSVFNGQMTNTDDFKKEKQIASKLFLDQIHQKLYLEQTLMVERLKKFYSAQLNHQLAPTLKALQELHVLVQANEPVQLEQLETAFLKIDLETFVQNLPKQLTKKRMIQANAQKDIQETVKQQTLIQLQKPLESLKAALLKLNETLNQQGADKLEHLEHEAQKEIKEALSYTVDNTLIKQLKTVLPNLKTTLEIED
- a CDS encoding 5'-3' exonuclease — its product is MTKKILLIDGMALLFRHFYATSVHKQFMRNSNGIPTNGTQGFVRHIFTAIKNAQPTHVAVCWDMGKATFRNDIFDGYKQNRPEPPEELIPQFNHVKQVAEALGFHNLGILNFEADDVMGTIAKQYEANSDTQVIIVTGDRDLLQCATHNVEIWLIKKGFTEYQKYDQNAFTEHYQLHPKQLIDIKAFMGDTADGYPGVKGIGEKTALKLIQQYHSVEGVLENIHALTPGQQKKINTHIEDLKLSKRLAQIEEHVPLNVPELEQQITYEHNIDKTLEVCHLHELYVSYKYLRTLYL
- a CDS encoding ribonuclease HI family protein yields the protein MAKIYFDAASQGNPGLSTYGVVIVEENKRYTFSNVLGEMENHEAEWEALLVALKEAKQLNIENALIHTDSKLIEDAVNCEFVKNRKYKHYLEDYLHATAHFQLCFVKWIPREQNKEANMLAQTQLYRYTKPKSKKRLT
- a CDS encoding queuosine precursor transporter, whose product is MFNEWLGLIAFLATFLLMIVMFRLFGQQGLMIWVAMGTIIANIQVLKTVDIFTISATLGNVMFASIYLATDILNDIYGRKVAKRAVWMGFSSALIMIILMQISLAFYPSRADVSQEALSAIFDLVPRIAFASVVAYLIGQYVDVMIFNCIKRMFSSDRTFFIRAYGSTMLSSIIDTGIFVVFAFLGGPLPNDVVFEIFVTTYVLKLMTTIFNVPFGYWAKSLYRKGKIRDSVQD
- a CDS encoding zinc-finger domain-containing protein; translation: MFTESKKRAISKIDNLMNQYCEHCLIKTHIRKSQNKTQAHHFCINECSIGKQIQQLGNELQ